The DNA region ATGAAGGGATTTTAGCTTTACATGTAAAGAAAAAATCCCTCTTTTTTTCTACCAAACGTTGAGTAACCACTCTTTGTTACGTTTATATTCCATATCACGAAAAAGCGTGTTGGCGATCTCTTCGGCAAGCCAAATCGCCCCTGCATACCCCACAACAGGATGACGGTAAAGACCCGCACGATCAAAGGTAGGAAAGCCCACACGTACCATGGGGACATTATTGTCAATGGAGGTAAATCTCCCTTTGGAGTGCCCCATAATGAGATCTAGCTGTAAGCCTTTGTTTTTGATACGATCTTCAAGTTCCCAAAGATCCGCATTGGTAATAATCTCCATATCAAAGTCCACTTTGGATTGAAGATTTTTAATGCGCGCATCTTTTTTGTACCCTGAGTTGTCATCGCCCAAAAGGAGCAACACAGGTTTCATCTCCATATCGATACAAAATTCCGCCAAACCAATGACAAGATCAGCATTGCCGTAAATCGCCACACGTTTATCGGCTAAGAACATATGCGCAAGATCGGTAATGGCATCTATGGCAATACCCCGCTCTTTGACCAACGCCTCAGGGATGGGCTTGCCCGTCATCTCTTTGAGGCGTTGCAAAAAGGTATCGGTATTGCGAATCCCAATAGGCGTAGGTCCGATGATCGCAGGTACTTGGAAATTTTTCTCCAAGTATTTTGCCGCTTTGCCCCCTTCATAACGATTGAGTGCAATCGTGCCAATCGCATCGGCAGTGCCTATCATATCTTCCACCGTCGTATCACCATGAGAGACTTCGCATTGCCCGCTTGGCATTAAAGGAGAGTCAAAACTCTCGATCTCAAACAGAACCGTCGCATCAATCCCCATCATTTTCAAAAGATGTTTAAGGGCTGTTACATCGCCCGGATTCACCCAGCCCGTGATCAGATTGATCTTGCCATTGGGTGTATCCGTTTTCTTTGCAAACGCTTTGAGCATCGACTCAACGGCAACATCATACCCACTGACCATACTGCCTTTAAAGCTGGGCGTATGCACGGGAACGAGATGTACTTCACGCCCTTCGTATTTGTCTTTTAAAAGTCCGTTATTGAGCTTAGTGATGACACCTTCAATATCATCGCCTATGATCTCTGTCGAACAGGTTGTAATAATCGGGATGACTTTAATATCAGGGTAACGCATCAAAAGGACATCGACGGCGGTTTCAACCCTTCCCGTTGCTCCAAAAACGGCACTGTCTTCATGCAACGAAGAAGAGGCGATGTCAAAGTTATCTTTAAAATGTTGCGCAAACAGCATCCGCACAAACATAACGCACCCTTGTCCACCATGAACGATGGCAATACAATCTTTGATGCCAATACTGACGTATTGTGCGCCACACGGCTGACATGTAAAGATCGGGTTAATAATACCCGTACGCTCTTTTGCTCTGAGTTCACATGACATGGTTTATCCTTTGTTAGTATCGAGCAACTGTCAGCTCTTTGTTGAGCGAACCGCTAATCGTGACGTAGTCAATACGTTCTTTAAGCTTTTCTATCAGCACCTTGATACTCTCTTTATCCATTTCCGCAAACCACGCAAAGCGCGCTCTAAAGGCTTCGGCTAAGGAGAGGGCATCGACCCAGTAGCAACGATCTTCGGGCGTCTCTTTTGCCACTTCTTCATCACACAGAAGTTGCTTTGCTTTGCTTAAAACCCCTTCGTTTTGTCTCTCTCTATCCCAAGACCTAGAGTGAAACTGCCAAAGGCAATGTTTCATAATATAATCTTCCATCTGAGCAATCCGAACGCTTTGTGTCGACTGCATTTGCATATTCACTTTTTCATCGCTCATTGTTTTCTCCTTTAAACTGCTGCTGACTCGTGATTACGAGACAATTCAGGATCGTATACTTTGCCTCTTAGTCGTGTCACACAATCAAAATCGCCCGTATACGGTCTTTCGCCCTCAACATTGGCCTCTTCTGGAGTCAGTTTGACATCAGAGATCATTTTACGGGTCATAAAACCTTTATCGATGGCAATCGGATCTTTACTAATATCAATCCCTGAGAGTTGATGAATCGGAGAGAACGCTGCATTGTAAATATCGCGTGCAAAACGTACCCAACCCTCATACCCTTTGTAGGGTCCATTATGATAGGCATGCGCATTGAGGTATTGAACACGGCGTTTTTTTGCCACTTCTCCTGGGCGCATACCCGTAAAGATGACATCAGGTTTGAGTGTTTCCATCGCTTCGATACCCTCTAATTCATTGGGATCATCAATCGCGAGCGTGCCGGGTTGGGCTCGTGCCACACCTTTTTCCATATCGCCTTGGTGACCAAATTTGGTATACAACGAGACGACTTCAACGCCCATCTCTTCATGAATGACGTTTGCCCAGTGCCAGAGTTTTGATCCTCCTGGCCACAAACAGACTTTCACACCCGTTAGACGTTTTTTGTACCAGTCAAGTTCAGGTTTCCATCTGGCAGTCTCTTCATCAATGATCGCTTGTGCGCGATCTTCCAGTCCAAAAAAGCGTGCCACTTTCATCAATGAATCGGAAAGTGGTTCAAATCCAAATCCATCGATGTCAAGTCGTGGAATGCCATACTTCACACGAAGTTCATTACAGATGTATTCAGCCGAGCGTGCACATTCAAGGACATTGAGATGTGCTCCGTGCATGCTACGTAAATCATCGTATGATCCATTGCCTGTAAAACTTGAAAGCACTTGAATACCCATACGTTTGAAGTAATCGCACATCACTTCACAATCGCCTTGAATGTTATAATCCCCAACATAGTTGATGACATAGTCACTCGTAATTTTGGGTTCAACCGTTCCAACTTTTTCATTGATCCACGCGATGTTGATTTTATGATGGCCTCCTGATTGACTAGGACCAGCAAAGCCTGGAGAGTTACAAACAAAGATATCTTTATCAGGCATTTCTTTAAGAACGTCTCTGGTGATCGCTTCCATATCATCCCCAATCAATGCCGATGCGCAGGTTTGATACACGGTCATTCGGTTGATTTCAGGATGCGCTTTAAAGGCTTCAATGATGTTCTTTTTAAGCAAATCGCCGCCGCCAAACACCACATGGGACTCTTTCATGTCGGTCGCATAGGTGTATTTGAGTTGAAAATTGTCATTGTCACTGATGTAACGTTTGGTATGCCATGTGTCATACGTACATCCAACAGGGCCATGACTCATATGAATCGCATCTTTCATTGGAGTTCCAATAACATGTTTGGCTCCACAATACGCACAACCTCGCTCTGAAATGGTTCCAGGGATGGTGAGAAGATGTCCTTCTGGAAGACAAGAAGTAAGATCCTCGCCTTCACCTTTCACAACCGCATGTGATTTTCTCTCTGGAATGCAGGTACTGCATTCAAATTCATGATGTGGCATAGCGGGTTTCTCCTTTTTAATATAGTCAATCATCCCAGCACTTATTGCATGGAGTATTCCTGAGTTAAAAAGTGAAGAAAAGTGGCTATTAAAGGGCTTTAAAAAGATATGAAAGAAAAATAATTGAGGGCATATATACAAAATTGTAAAACAATAGGTTTACAAAATAGTGAAAATGTAAAGCTTACATTTAAAGAAGTTTAGAGTGTAAAAAGTTAAAAGAAAGGAAGTAAAAAGAGTAAACAAACGTAAACATTTACTCTTTAACGGATTCCAAATAGCATTTATAAATGGCTTCGAGTTCGTCGTCTTTGATTTTAAGATCTTTGTTGGTGGTTAGCACAGCTTCTTCCAAAATCTTAATACGCTTGAACATATAGATAAAAAGCTCTTTGTTAATATCAGGGATTTTATTGTGTGCCATTGGGTTTTTATCGCGTCCTTTGTCTATGATACGCGCAGGAACACCTACAGCAGTGGAGTCGTTGGGAATACTTTTTACCACAACTGAATTGGAACCAATGCGGCAATTTTCACCGATGATAATATCACCCAAGATTTTAGCACCCGAACCAATAACCGTATGATTGCCAATAGTAGGATGGCGTTTCACACCGCGATCTAAGCTAACACCACCCAGCGTGACCCCTTGATAAATCAAAACATCATCTCCCACAATCGCTGTCTCACCGATGACCACCCCAAAGGCATGATCTAAAAAGACACGACGACCAATCGTGCTAGCAGGGTGAATGTCAATGTTGGTAATAATCTGTGAAATGCCCATAATAGCGCGAGCAAGGGTACGAAACCCTTTTACATGTAAAGCATGTGCGATGCGGTAATTTGCCAAAGCCCATACGCCTGGATAGTTGAAAAAAAGCTCTATTTTAGAGTTTATGGCTGGGTCATGCAGAATCGGTTGGGAAAAATCTTCTTTAATTTTTTCCCACAAGGAGACAGAGTTCATTGCACATTATCCTCATTATTAATCGTTTTAAGATAGCCGTTGTCATTTAAGAAGAGATAAATCTCACCTAAGATGTGTTTTTTCTCTTTTTCACTGATATTATCTGAAGCTTCAATACGATCATTGAGATTTTCTTGAACCTCTTTGATATCATAATCAAGATCTTCTAAAATATCACTAATACTTTGGGATTCAAGCATATTCTCAATTTTATAGCCATCATCGTCAATGACAATAGTAGCTTCTGTTGGATGAGTAAAAAGGTTGTGTTTCATACCCAATACTTCCTGATAAGCCCCTACTAAGAAAAAGCCTAAGAAATAGTCACGATTTTTAATGTCTACATCATGCAAGAAGAGGGGTGTTTCGGTATTAAACCCAATTTCGCCATCGCTATCGCAGGTAATATCCCATAAAGAGGCGGAACGCGTTGGGACTTCATCCAAACGATCCAAAGGCATGACAGGAAACGTCTGACCAATCCCCCAAAAATCTGGCAAGCTCTGGAAGAGTGAGAAGTTCACCAAATAGCGCTCTTGAACACGGTCTTGAATGTCTAGAATCTCACTGAGTTTTTTATCTGCAACCAAACCAACGGCTTTTTTGATGATCAGATTGACCAAAATTTCGGTGTTGGAACGATCTTGCAGATCAATATAACCCAAATCAAACAAAGTCAGTAAGGACTCCATATGATCAATACTATCATGTAAAAATTCCAGGGCATTTTTACGGTTCATCGTTCCTAAAAGATCATACAACTCTTGAACAAGAGGAGGGTTAACCTCTTTGGGTCTAAGTTTCATATCGGTATATTCTTGCGAGAAAAGCTCCAAAACAGGGGCAACCAATACTGCATGATGCGCGGCTACAAAACGACCTGATTCGATGAAAATATCGGGTTCATGAACCCCTTTTTGTGTCGCAATATCTTTGAGTAAGTACACAACGTCGTTGGCATACTCGCTTAAGGTATAGTTTTTATGAAGCGTTGTTTTATGTTGTGAATACTCAACGGCTAAACCGCCACCAAGATTAATCGCACGAAGATGCGTTGCACCCATGCGACAGAGTTCTGCATAAATATTCCCCGCTTCTCGAAGGGCTTTTTTCAACGGTGCAATGTCGGTGATTTGAGAACCAATATGAAAGTGAATCATTGTAAATTTATCTAGTAAATTGGCATCACGAATCATGTTAACCGCTTCAAGAAGCTCTGTAGAAGTCAAACCAAACTTGGAATTAATACCGCCACTCTTCGCCCAAATACCAATACCTGAGCTATGAAGGCGAATACGAAGACCAATATTGGGCACGCACCCAAAACGATCTTTGGCAATGGAAATAATGCTCTCAAGCTCATTAAGTCCTTCAATCGTTAGCGTAATGTCATGCCCCATTTCCTCAGCAATAAAGCCTAAAGAGATCATCTCATTGTCTTTGAAGCCATTGACCGTAATAGGCGAATCTGGATTGTTGTACGCCATCGCTAAAATAAGCTCCGCTTTACTGCCAGCTTCGAGCCCATAGTGATATTTTTCTCCTAGAGAGACAAGGTTCTTCACAAAATTAGGAAACTGATTGACCTTAAGAGGATAAACCGCACTAAATTTTCCCTCATAGTTAAACTCTTTTTTCGCATCAGAAAAACTTTTGTAAATCATACGGATCTGCTTTTGAATCAGATGAGGAAATCTTAAAAGAATAGGACCACGGATACCATCTTTGCGTATCTCTTGAATAATCTCTATTAACGAAGGCTCACAGCCTGTGTTAACTTTTACTTTACCATCTTCGATAAAAAAGTTATCGTTTCCCCATGTTTTAATGCCGTAGTCCAATGTCTTGCTCCTTAAAAATGCGCAATATTAATAATTTTTTCTTCTTTACTCACAAGATCTTTGATCCAAACACTCTGCTTTGAAAGCTCATCCTCTCCGATACATACGCAAAATTTTACAAAGTTTTTGTCAGCGATTTTAAGATGATTTTTGAGCGATTTTGCATCATAATCGGTGAGGACTTTTTCTGTTTTCCGTTTGCGATCCACCAATTCAAAAACAACATCTAATGCTTCATCACACAAGGCACCGATATAGTATCCCTCACGTTCGATTTCTGGCATTTTTACCAGTTCCATTAAACGCTCAATACCCATTGCAAAACCAACCGCAGGTGTTGATTTTCCATCTAAAAATTCCACCAGACGATCATAACGTCCACCACCAGCGATAGCACTTTGTGCACCAATTTCAGAGCTTACAAATTCAAAGGCTGTTTTGGAGTAATAATCAAGTCCACGAACCAGCTTTGGATTGACCAAATAAGACACGCCAAATTGATCTAAGATACGTTTCAATGTTGTAAAATCATCTTTACATGTAACGCATAAATTCTCGGTAATTAATGGAGCATCTGCAAGCAATGTTTTACAGTGTTCGTTTTTACAATCCAGTACACGAATAGGATTGGTAAGCTTTCTTCTTTCACAATCTTCGCATAACCCTTCACGAGTCTCTAAAAATTTGACCAGTGTTGTGCGATACTGTGGCATACAAGCAGGGCATCCCAAGGAGTTTATTTCCAAGGTAAAACCAATTCCAAGCGCTTCAAACATCGCTTTTAGCATCAAAATAATCGTTGCATCTTCTCTCACATCACCTTCACCAAAACTCTCCGCCCCAAACTGATGAAATTGTCGTAGTCGTCCTTTTTGAGGTCTCTCATACCGAAACATTGGACCGTGATAGAAAAAGCGTCTGTTACCACCTGCTTTATCAAACTTTTGTTGAATAAAGGCTCTTACAATACCTGCAGTGCCTTCAGGGCGCAAACAGACATCGTTTTCACCTTTGTCAATAAACTGATACATCTCTTTACCAACAATGTCGCTGCTCTCACCTACGCTGCGTTTAAAAAGCGCTGTTTCTTCTAAAATCGGCGTTTCCATAAACGAAAAACCATAATTTTGCGCAATACGAGTGCATGTCGCAATAATATATTGATAAATTTCACTTTGTGGGGATAGGGTATCTTTCATTCCACGTAATGCATTAATCATTTAAAAATTCCTCGATTTGTTTATAAATTGTTTCTATTTCGTGCGAAGCATCCACTTCTAAAACCTGAATTGGTAAGGTTTTAACAACGCGACGCATTATATCTTGAATCTGTAACAAATAGCTTACACCACGTTCTTCAATGGCATCATGTACTTTAGCACTTAGCCTTGTTTTTATCAGTGTTTCATTTGTTAAGAAAAGTACCATTTTTTCAGGATAATTCTCTTCAAGAGCCAAACGGTTCATTTGGAGTAAAAACTCACCATCAACCTCACAATGGTTGGCACAAGCATAGGCAATTCCTGATAAAAAACCACGATCACTAATCACTAAACGCTCATTGCGTACGGGTTTAACAACCGTATCATAATGCAATGCTCGATCAGCTAAAAACAAAAAAAGTTCTGCGTTAAAAGAGCCTTTCAGTGCGCCGCCCAACAACATTTCTCGAAGTTTAATTCCCGTAGGTGTTCCACCGGGTTCTTTGGTGGCTAAAACATTATGATTTCTTTGAGCGAACAATGCCACTTGGGTACTTTTCCCCGTCGTATCAATACCTTCAAAAATCACATACATGTAAATCTACTTTGCAAATAAGGTAAGACCATTGGTGGAACTAAATGAGAAACATCGCCACCATGTTTTACAATGGATCGAACGACTGACGAGCTAATAAATGCATTTTTAAGGCTTGGCATCAAATAAACCGTCTCAATTTCACTCCACAATGAAGCATTCGCATAGCCCATTTGGAGTTCAAATTCAAAATCACTCACCGCTCTAAGTCCACGTATCATAACGCGAATATTTTTTTCTTTGGAAAAGCTCACCAACAGATTATCAAAAGGTTCAACTTCAACACCATCCATATCTTTAATGGCAGCTTGCACCATTTCAACGCGTGTATTTATGTCAAAGACAGGGTGTTTCTCTTCAGAGAGTGCTACCGCAACTAAGACTTTGTCAAAAAGCTTTTGAGCACGCTTAATGACATCCATATGACCATTAGTGATGGGATCAAACGTCCCTGGATAGATGGCTACTCTCATGCTCCCTCCCAACGTTGAAAAAGATTATGTTCAATTCCTAAAAGATCAAACCATTTGCCAATGAGAAAATGCTCCATCTCTTCAAGACTAGAAGCCTTGGCATAATAACCAAGCACAGGAGGTGCAATATGGATGCCAAGCATGGAAAGTTTAAGCATATTTTCTAACGCAATTGCCGAAAAAGGCATCTCACGAGGAGCGAGCAGAAGAGGGCGTTTCTCTTTAATCATCACTGATGCCGTACGAGTAAGGAGATTGTCTGCAATACCATAAGTGATCTTAGCAAGCGTATTCATACTACATGGAATAATCGCCATAGCGTCACATTTAAAAGAGCCAGAAGCCGTCACAGCTCCAATATTCTCATCATCAAGTAAAACAGTATTGGCTTCTTTAGCAAAAACTATTTTGGCATGCTCAGAGATAATAACATACTTTTCAATGTCAGAAGGAAGTGCTTTCAGAAAAGAGAGACCAAGTTCAACACCACTGGCACCACTGATGCCTACAATGATGCGCTTCATTCGAGGATTACCGCTTCTTTAGATGATAGAATTTTTGCATTCAAAATTTTGCCTTGTTCTGTTTTAATCTTAACAACATCCCCAATATCAGCATCTTCTACAAGCGTTGCTGGAACTTCTATCACTAAGCCACCTTCTTTTAGGAGGGCTCTTATACTATCTTTTTTTGAGAGAGTTTTTCTCACATCAAAATGATAATCTGCTATAACCTGTCCCTCTTTAATGCTGGTTTTTGTCATCGCATTTTGTGGTATTTCATTTAGAACAGCTCTTGAAGGAATGCCTTCTAAACTCATCCAAATGCTCTCGTAGTCATCGTTTGTGAGGATTTTACCGTTAAGCAAATTACGTTTTGCTTTAAATACAAGCATCTTAGCGTTCATTTCATAAGAAAAATAGAGTTTTTTTTCTCTGTTTCCTACTTTAAAAATTGCGACAAATGAACCACTGTTTTTTTTGAGTGTATTTTCAGGAATGTGCACATCAACCAATTGATAACGTTTAAAGTCCGCAGGGAGTGAAGATTTGGTTGAAATACGCGGTTTTTCATCAATAAGAACCGAGGGAGAAGCTTCTTGAAATTTTTTCAAAAAAGCATCCTCAATTGCGTCTGCCTTGCCCATTAATGTACAATTATGTTTAAAAATAACAACGCCATCACTGCTATCAATCACAGTCACATTGCGATCTGTTAGAGCGGAAACAAGTACATTAGAGTTAATTGAATACTGCATGCGATCTTTTGGAATTTGGACTAAAACAGTATCATCTTTGCCTTGATAGCCAAAAAATGAAGCTTTAAGTTCATCCTGTTCAATACAATAAGTTTTATCAATATAAATTGGTTCTGATGAAAAAAGTGAAGATAAAAAAAGAAGTGAAAATAGAATGGAGCGGGAAACGAGGTTCGAACTCGCGACCCCGACCTTGGCAAGGTCGTGCTCTACCACTGAGCTATTCCCGCAAAACGGACGGAATTCTACCAAAAAAAACCCTTTATGTCAATCTATTTGGACTACAATTGTAGCACAAATAGATTTTAAAGGGCTTAGAGAGCAATTTTATACCTTAAAAATAGTAATCTCTTTCTCTAGTTCTGCTGTTGAGAGATTGAGGTTAGTTGAGACACTCATTAAATTATCAGCAATCTTTTTATTCTCATGGGCAAGACCTGTTGCTGCTTCCACTCCTTGCGTGAGATTATCAATCTCCTTACTGATACTGAGTGCCTTTTCATAGGCTACATTGGTAATCTCTAAACTTTTTGAAGTCTTCTCTTTTGTTTCATTTGCCATTGATGAAATTTTAATGGCATCTTCATTGAGATTAACCACTTTTTGGCTATTTTCTTTGATATTTTCACTGGCACTTGATACACTTTGAACCACAACACTGATGGTAACATCAATTTCGGAAAGTGATTTTTGGGTACGCTCTGCAAGCTTTCTCACTTCATCTGCAACGACAGCAAAACCACGTCCATGCTCACCTGCACGGGCTGCTTCTATGGCAGCATTCAGTGCCAAAAGGTTCGTTTGATCTGCAATATCTTTGATCATATCCAGTACAGAACGAATCTGGGTTGTCTGCTCTGCCAAATCATGCATCTGAGAGGAGATATGTTGTTCATCTTGACTAACACTATTAATGCTTTCAACAATTTGATCAAGCGTTTTAATCATTTCATCGAGCATGACATAATCTTCCTTCATATACGTTGCTGATGTCTCTGAAATATCTCGTGATTCTTGTAATTCACGATTAA from Sulfurospirillum diekertiae includes:
- the anfK gene encoding Fe-only nitrogenase subunit beta; translation: MSCELRAKERTGIINPIFTCQPCGAQYVSIGIKDCIAIVHGGQGCVMFVRMLFAQHFKDNFDIASSSLHEDSAVFGATGRVETAVDVLLMRYPDIKVIPIITTCSTEIIGDDIEGVITKLNNGLLKDKYEGREVHLVPVHTPSFKGSMVSGYDVAVESMLKAFAKKTDTPNGKINLITGWVNPGDVTALKHLLKMMGIDATVLFEIESFDSPLMPSGQCEVSHGDTTVEDMIGTADAIGTIALNRYEGGKAAKYLEKNFQVPAIIGPTPIGIRNTDTFLQRLKEMTGKPIPEALVKERGIAIDAITDLAHMFLADKRVAIYGNADLVIGLAEFCIDMEMKPVLLLLGDDNSGYKKDARIKNLQSKVDFDMEIITNADLWELEDRIKNKGLQLDLIMGHSKGRFTSIDNNVPMVRVGFPTFDRAGLYRHPVVGYAGAIWLAEEIANTLFRDMEYKRNKEWLLNVW
- the anfG gene encoding Fe-only nitrogenase subunit delta translates to MSDEKVNMQMQSTQSVRIAQMEDYIMKHCLWQFHSRSWDRERQNEGVLSKAKQLLCDEEVAKETPEDRCYWVDALSLAEAFRARFAWFAEMDKESIKVLIEKLKERIDYVTISGSLNKELTVARY
- the anfD gene encoding nitrogenase iron-iron protein, alpha chain, which codes for MPHHEFECSTCIPERKSHAVVKGEGEDLTSCLPEGHLLTIPGTISERGCAYCGAKHVIGTPMKDAIHMSHGPVGCTYDTWHTKRYISDNDNFQLKYTYATDMKESHVVFGGGDLLKKNIIEAFKAHPEINRMTVYQTCASALIGDDMEAITRDVLKEMPDKDIFVCNSPGFAGPSQSGGHHKINIAWINEKVGTVEPKITSDYVINYVGDYNIQGDCEVMCDYFKRMGIQVLSSFTGNGSYDDLRSMHGAHLNVLECARSAEYICNELRVKYGIPRLDIDGFGFEPLSDSLMKVARFFGLEDRAQAIIDEETARWKPELDWYKKRLTGVKVCLWPGGSKLWHWANVIHEEMGVEVVSLYTKFGHQGDMEKGVARAQPGTLAIDDPNELEGIEAMETLKPDVIFTGMRPGEVAKKRRVQYLNAHAYHNGPYKGYEGWVRFARDIYNAAFSPIHQLSGIDISKDPIAIDKGFMTRKMISDVKLTPEEANVEGERPYTGDFDCVTRLRGKVYDPELSRNHESAAV
- the cysE gene encoding serine O-acetyltransferase, which produces MNSVSLWEKIKEDFSQPILHDPAINSKIELFFNYPGVWALANYRIAHALHVKGFRTLARAIMGISQIITNIDIHPASTIGRRVFLDHAFGVVIGETAIVGDDVLIYQGVTLGGVSLDRGVKRHPTIGNHTVIGSGAKILGDIIIGENCRIGSNSVVVKSIPNDSTAVGVPARIIDKGRDKNPMAHNKIPDINKELFIYMFKRIKILEEAVLTTNKDLKIKDDELEAIYKCYLESVKE
- the speA gene encoding biosynthetic arginine decarboxylase; translated protein: MDYGIKTWGNDNFFIEDGKVKVNTGCEPSLIEIIQEIRKDGIRGPILLRFPHLIQKQIRMIYKSFSDAKKEFNYEGKFSAVYPLKVNQFPNFVKNLVSLGEKYHYGLEAGSKAELILAMAYNNPDSPITVNGFKDNEMISLGFIAEEMGHDITLTIEGLNELESIISIAKDRFGCVPNIGLRIRLHSSGIGIWAKSGGINSKFGLTSTELLEAVNMIRDANLLDKFTMIHFHIGSQITDIAPLKKALREAGNIYAELCRMGATHLRAINLGGGLAVEYSQHKTTLHKNYTLSEYANDVVYLLKDIATQKGVHEPDIFIESGRFVAAHHAVLVAPVLELFSQEYTDMKLRPKEVNPPLVQELYDLLGTMNRKNALEFLHDSIDHMESLLTLFDLGYIDLQDRSNTEILVNLIIKKAVGLVADKKLSEILDIQDRVQERYLVNFSLFQSLPDFWGIGQTFPVMPLDRLDEVPTRSASLWDITCDSDGEIGFNTETPLFLHDVDIKNRDYFLGFFLVGAYQEVLGMKHNLFTHPTEATIVIDDDGYKIENMLESQSISDILEDLDYDIKEVQENLNDRIEASDNISEKEKKHILGEIYLFLNDNGYLKTINNEDNVQ
- the hisS gene encoding histidine--tRNA ligase gives rise to the protein MINALRGMKDTLSPQSEIYQYIIATCTRIAQNYGFSFMETPILEETALFKRSVGESSDIVGKEMYQFIDKGENDVCLRPEGTAGIVRAFIQQKFDKAGGNRRFFYHGPMFRYERPQKGRLRQFHQFGAESFGEGDVREDATIILMLKAMFEALGIGFTLEINSLGCPACMPQYRTTLVKFLETREGLCEDCERRKLTNPIRVLDCKNEHCKTLLADAPLITENLCVTCKDDFTTLKRILDQFGVSYLVNPKLVRGLDYYSKTAFEFVSSEIGAQSAIAGGGRYDRLVEFLDGKSTPAVGFAMGIERLMELVKMPEIEREGYYIGALCDEALDVVFELVDRKRKTEKVLTDYDAKSLKNHLKIADKNFVKFCVCIGEDELSKQSVWIKDLVSKEEKIINIAHF
- the tmk gene encoding dTMP kinase, with amino-acid sequence MYVIFEGIDTTGKSTQVALFAQRNHNVLATKEPGGTPTGIKLREMLLGGALKGSFNAELFLFLADRALHYDTVVKPVRNERLVISDRGFLSGIAYACANHCEVDGEFLLQMNRLALEENYPEKMVLFLTNETLIKTRLSAKVHDAIEERGVSYLLQIQDIMRRVVKTLPIQVLEVDASHEIETIYKQIEEFLND
- the coaD gene encoding pantetheine-phosphate adenylyltransferase, translated to MRVAIYPGTFDPITNGHMDVIKRAQKLFDKVLVAVALSEEKHPVFDINTRVEMVQAAIKDMDGVEVEPFDNLLVSFSKEKNIRVMIRGLRAVSDFEFELQMGYANASLWSEIETVYLMPSLKNAFISSSVVRSIVKHGGDVSHLVPPMVLPYLQSRFTCM
- a CDS encoding UbiX family flavin prenyltransferase, translated to MKRIIVGISGASGVELGLSFLKALPSDIEKYVIISEHAKIVFAKEANTVLLDDENIGAVTASGSFKCDAMAIIPCSMNTLAKITYGIADNLLTRTASVMIKEKRPLLLAPREMPFSAIALENMLKLSMLGIHIAPPVLGYYAKASSLEEMEHFLIGKWFDLLGIEHNLFQRWEGA
- the flgA gene encoding flagellar basal body P-ring formation chaperone FlgA; the encoded protein is MQYSINSNVLVSALTDRNVTVIDSSDGVVIFKHNCTLMGKADAIEDAFLKKFQEASPSVLIDEKPRISTKSSLPADFKRYQLVDVHIPENTLKKNSGSFVAIFKVGNREKKLYFSYEMNAKMLVFKAKRNLLNGKILTNDDYESIWMSLEGIPSRAVLNEIPQNAMTKTSIKEGQVIADYHFDVRKTLSKKDSIRALLKEGGLVIEVPATLVEDADIGDVVKIKTEQGKILNAKILSSKEAVILE